In one Populus nigra chromosome 12, ddPopNigr1.1, whole genome shotgun sequence genomic region, the following are encoded:
- the LOC133669334 gene encoding probable protein phosphatase 2C 73: MGHFSSMFNGLAKSFTTRKVKSNGNGDGREAAEAMVKDAKKNEMILRSSGYVNVDGSKNFASVFSRRGEKGVNQDCCIVWEEFGCQADMTFCGIFDGHGQWGHFVAKKVRESMATSLLCNWQETLAQCSLDPEIDLESEKKHQRFNMWKHSYLKTCAVVDQELEQHRKIDSFYSGTTALTIVRQGEHIFVANVGDSRAVLATTADDGSLVQVQLTVDFKPNLPQETERILQCQGRVFCLDDEPGVHRVWQPDAESPGLAMSRAFGDYCVKNFGLISVPEVTQRHLTSEDQFVILATDGVWDVISNQEAVQIVSSTADRAKAAKRLVQSAVHAWKRKRKGIAMDDISAICLFFHSSPQSQTSPCC, encoded by the exons ATGGGGCATTTTTCATCAATGTTCAATGGATTGGCAAAGTCATTTACAACAAGAAAAGTGAAGAGTAATGGGAATGGTGATGGAAGAGAAGCCGCAGAGGCAATGGTGAAAGATGCAAAGAAGAATGAAATGATCTTAAGATCATCTGGCTATGTAAATGTTGATGGATCGAAAAATTTTGCCTCAGTTTTCTCAAGGAGAGGCGAGAAAGGAGTGAATCAAGATTGCTGCATTGTATGGGAG GAATTTGGGTGTCAAgcagacatgacattttgtggGATATTTGATGGCCATGGTCAATGGGGCCATTTTGTGGCGAAGAAAGTCCGAGAATCGATGGCTACATCTCTTCTGTGTAATTGGCAGGAGACTCTTGCTCAATGTTCACTTGATCCAGAAATTGACTTGGAATCGGAAAAAAAGCATCAAAGATTCAATATGTGGAAACATTCCTACCTAAAAACTTGTGCTGTTGTTGATCAAGAGCTAGAGCAGCATCGGAAAATAGATTCATTCTATAGTGGAACAACTGCCCTGACAATTGTTAGACAG ggTGAACATATTTTTGTAGCAAATGTTGGCGACTCTCGAGCTGTATTGGCTACAACAGCAGATGATGGAAGCCTGGTACAGGTTCAGCTTACTGTAGATTTCAAGCCTAATTTACCCC AGGAGACTGAACGGATACTTCAGTGCCAGGGACGTGTATTCTGTCTAGATGATGAGCCAGGTGTGCACAGAGTTTGGCAGCCAGATGCAGAATCACCCGGACTGGCAATGTCCAGAGCCTTTGGCGATTACTGTGTAAAGAATTTCGGGCTTATTTCCGTGCCTGAAGTTACACAAAGGCATCTAACTAGCGAAGATCAATTTGTTATCCTGGCAACTGATGGG GTATGGGATGTAATCTCCAATCAAGAAGCAGTACAAATTGTGTCGTCGACAGCAGATAGGGCAAAGGCAGCTAAGCGTCTAGTTCAGTCTGCTGTCCATGCTTGGAAACGCAAAAGGAAAGGGATTGCCATGGATGATATATCAGCCATTTGCCTCTTCTTTCACTCCTCCCCTCAATCTCAAACAAGTCCATGCTGTTAG
- the LOC133669607 gene encoding phospholipase D zeta 1-like: MPTATTEPLLAAGTMHSDNVHANLHPSYSFRQFPEPGWIFDELPKATIVSVLRPDTAGDFSPMLLSYTIELQYKQFKWQLLKKASQVLYLHFALKKRALIEELHEKQEQVKEWLHSLGIVDHAAVMQDADEPDDGAVPVHHQEESVRNRDVPSIAALSFLRPALGGQQGISDRAKVAMQNYLNHFLGNLDIVNSPVVCKFLEVSKLSFSREYGPKLKEGYIMAKNLSKISKDDSDITCFPCQWFGFCDNNWQKVWAVLKPGFLALLEDPFNAKIIDILVFDVLPNSNDKGGNQVYLASQIKERNPLYYAFKVSAGNRSINLRSKSGSKVKEWIAAIEDAGLRTSEGWCHSHRYGSYAPQRGLAEDGSQAQWFVDGHAAFEAIASAIENARSEIFITGWWLCPELYLRRPFQDHASSRLDSLLETKAKEGVQIYILLYKEVSIALKINSMYSKKRLLNIHENLRVLRHPDHFSTGVYSWSHHEKLVIIDYQICFIGGLDLCFGRYDTIEHRVGDCSADIWPGKDYYNPRESEPNSWEDVMKDELDRRKYPRMPWHDVHCSLWGPPCRDIARHFVQRWNHAKRSKAPNEQTIPLLMPRHHMVLPHYMGRSIDIESKNGEGNQKDISRIDYFASVSPIRDIPLLLPQEADATVVNGVNHELTAKNMNNDSLDQSAWHCDSFSFTLQKSKDGNLAQDTPVKNPVDEHDFVDLESIMQISDRSSETSEKDVPDVSASECGQVGPRVSCRCQVIRSVSQWSTGASQHEESIHKAYCSLIEKAEHFIYIENQFFISGLCGDEIIQNRVLDAIYKRVIQAYKENKCFRVIIVIPLSPGFQGGVDDGGAATVRAIMHWQYRTISWKKTSILYNLNTLLGPKTHDYISFYGLRTYGRLFVGGPLVTSQVYVHSKVMIVDDRIAYIGSSNINDRSLLGSRDSEIGIVTEDKEFVESSMNGETWKAGKFAYSLRRSLWSEHLGLSSGEIDKISDPVAETTYRNLWLATAKENSKIYQDVFACLPNDHIHSRAALRQSMNHWKEKLGHTTIDLGIAPEKIERNENGEIKMMDPIERLKLVKGHLVSFPLDFMMCQEDLRPVFNEGEFYASPQVFH, translated from the exons ATGCCAACGGCAACAACAGAGCCACTGTTAGCAGCAGGAACTATGCATTCTGATAATGTCCATGCAAATTTGCATCCATCTTATTCATTCAGGCAATTCCCTGAACCAGGTTGGATTTTTGATGAATTGCCAAAAGCAACCATTGTTTCTGTCTTAAGACCTGATACTGCTGGAGATTTTAGCCCCATGCTTCTGTCTTACACCATTGAATTACAATACAAACAG TTCAAGTGGCAGTTACTGAAGAAAGCATCACAAGTTCTCTACTTACATTTTGCTTTGAAGAAGCGTGCACTTATCGAGGAACTTCATGAGAAACAAGAGCAG GTTAAAGAATGGCTCCACAGTTTAGGAATAGTAGATCACGCAGCAGTCATGCAAGATGCTGATGAACCGGATGACGGTGCTGTTCCAGTTCATCATCAAGAAGAAAGTGTTAGAAACAG AGATGTCCCATCCATTGCTGCTTTGTCATTTCTTCGTCCGGCACTAGGAGGGCAGCAGGGTATTTCAGACAGAGCAAAGGTGGCAATGCAGAATTATTTGAATCATTTCCTAGGAAACTTGGATATCGTAAATTCGCCAGTG GTCTGCAAATTTTTGGAGGTCTCTAAGTTGTCCTTCTCGAGGGAATATGGTCCAAAGCTGAAAGAAGGTTACATTATGGCAAAGAATCTTTCAAAAATCTCCAAGGATGATAGTGATATAACATGTTTTCCCTGCCAATGGTTCGGTTTCTGTGACAACAACTGGCAGAAGGTGTGGGCTGTTTTGAAACCTGGGTTTTTGGCCCTTTTGGAAGATCCTTTCAACGCAAAAATCATAGATATTCTTGTTTTTGATGTTCTGCCAAACTCAAATGACAAAGGAGGAAACCAAGTATATTTAGCAAGCCAGATAAAGGAACGCAATCCTTTGTATTATGCATTTAAG GTTTCTGCTGGAAATCGGAGCATAAACCTGAGAAGCAAAAGTGGTAGTAAAGTTAAAGAATGGATTGCTGCAATCGAAGATGCTGGTTTAAGGACAAGTGAGGGGTGGTGTCATTCTCACCGCTATGGTTCCTATGCTCCTCAAAGGGGTTTAGCTGAAGATGGGAGTCAGGCTCAGTGGTTTGTGGATGGGCATGCAGCTTTTGAAGCAATTGCTTCTGCAATAGAGAATGCAAGATCAGAG ATATTTATCACAGGCTGGTGGCTTTGCCCTGAGCTGTATCTAAGAAGGCCTTTCCAAGATCATGCTAGCTCCCGGCTTGATTCCTTGCTAGAAACCAAAGCTAAGGAAGGGGTTCAG ATCTATATCCTTCTCTACAAGGAGGTTTCTATTGCTTTGAAAATCAACAGTATGTACAGCAAGAAAAGGCTTCTTAACATTCATGAGAATTTGAGGGTTTTGCGCCATCCTGATCATTTCTCAACTGGTGTCTACTCATG GTCACACCATGAAAAGCTAGTGATCATCGACTACCAGATTTGCTTTATTGGAGGATTAGATTTATGCTTTGGCCGTTATGACACTATTGAACATAGAGTAGGTGATTGTTCTGCTGACATATGGCCTGGAAAGGACTATTATAATCCAAg AGAATCAGAACCAAATTCTTGGGAAGACGTCATGAAGGATGAACTGGACCGTAGAAAATATCCTCGAATGCCATGGCATGATGTCCATTGTTCTCTCTGGGGACCGCCTTGCCGTGATATTGCTAGGCACTTTGTTCAACGCTGGAACCATGCTAAG AGAAGCAAAGCACCAAATGAGCAAACAATTCCACTACTGATGCCTCGCCACCACATGGTCCTTCCTCATTATATGGGAAGAAGTATAGATATTGAAAGCAAGAATGGAGAAGGAAACCAGAAAGACATCAGCAGAATAGATTACTTTGCCTCAGTATCTCCAATCCGAGATATCCCTTTGCTTTTACCTCAGGAAGCTGATGCAACAGTTGTTAATGGTGTTAATCACGAGTTAACTGCCAAAAACATGAATAACGATAGTCTTGATCAATCAGCTTGGCACTGCGATAGTTTTTCATTCACTTTGCAAAAATCCAAGGATGGAAATTTGGCTCAAGACACACCAGTGAAAAATCCTGTTGATGAACATGATTTTGTGGATCTTGAAAGCATAATGCAGATTTCAGATCGGTCATCAGAAACATCTGAAAAAGATGTTCCTGATGTTTCTGCCAGCGAATGTGGACAAGTTGGACCACGTGTCTCATGTCGTTGTCAG GTTATCAGAAGTGTCAGTCAGTGGTCAACAGGAGCCAGTCAACATGAAGAAAGCATCCATAAGGCTTACTGTTCTCTCATTGAAAAAGCCGAACATTTTATCTACATAGAG AATCAATTTTTCATATCAGGACTTTGTGGAGATGAGATTATCCAGAATCGTGTTTTGGATGCAATATACAAACGTGTTATTCAAGCTTACAAAGAAAATAAGTGCTTTCGAGTCATCATTGTCATACCACTCTCACCAGGTTTCCAG GGAGGTGTGGATGACGGTGGTGCAGCAACTGTTAGAGCCATCATGCATTGGCAGTATCGGACCATCTCCTGGAAGAAGACTTCAATTCTGTACAATCTTAACACATTGCTTGGCCCTAAAACACATGATTACATTTCTTTTTATGGTCTGAGGACGTATGGTAGACTTTTTGTGGGAGGTCCGTTGGTCACAAGTCAG GTTTACGTGCATAGCAAAGTTATGATAGTAGATGACAGGATTGCGTATATCGGATCATCTAACATCAATGATAGGAGTTTGCTTGGATCGAGAGACTCTGAG ATTGGGATAGTTACTGAAGACAAGGAGTTTGTTGAATCATCAATGAACGGGGAAACTTGGAAAGCTGGAAAATTTGCTTATAGCCTGCGGCGCTCGCTGTGGTCTGAGCATCTTGGTCTTTCTTCAGGAGAG ATAGATAAAATCAGTGATCCTGTAGCAGAGACAACATATAGAAATTTATGGTTGGCAACGGCAAAG GAAAACTCAAAGATTTACCAGGATGTCTTTGCTTGTCTTCCTAATGATCATATCCACTCGAG AGCTGCTCTCAGACAAAGCATGAACCATTGGAAGGAAAAACTTGGCCACACAACCATTGACTTAGGAATAGCTCCTGAGAAGATAGAACGCAATGAAAATGGAGAGATTAAGATGATGGACCCAATTGAAAGACTAAAATTAGTAAAGGGCCATCTTGTTTCCTTTCCATTAGACTTCATGATGTGTCAAGAAGATTTAAGACCAGTATTCAATGAGGGAGAATTTTATGCATCCCCACAAGtatttcattaa
- the LOC133669789 gene encoding uncharacterized protein LOC133669789: MALTHNFNHIFPTPSSSSKHKHSLTTTLPFSPKTHTNSHFFSTNIPSRIHNLQNPLPTFTRRLFLPSVSGIWDALTGGNNNSREAVMAIRRGMLLFRQGDVLGSLVEFDKAIELDTRQKAYLWQRGLSLYYADRFEEGAQQFRIDVAQNPNDTEESIWCFLCEAQLYGVDEARKRFLEVGRDPRPVMREAYNMFKDGGDPEKFATAFSNGQGNEYFYASLYAGLYHEAQKEPEAAKVQIIAACRSPYGQRSDDYMASLAKVHCLCRNWSSD; encoded by the exons ATGGCTTTAACCCATAACTTCAATCACATATTTCCCACACCCTCTTCATCCTCGAAACATAAGCACTCTTTAACTACTACACTTCCATTTTCACCCAAAACTCACACCAACTCACACTTCTTCAGCACTAACATTCCTTCAAGAATTCACAACCTTCAAAACCCACTACCAACTTTCACCAGAAGACTGTTTCTCCCTTCAGTTTCTGGCATTTGGGATGCCTTAACAGGAGGCAACAACAATTCCCGTGAAGCTGTTATGGCTATTAGACGTGGAATGCTACTCTTTAGACAG GGTGATGTTTTGGGATCTTTAGTGGAGTTTGACAAGGCAATTGAGTTGGATACTCGTCAAAAAGCAT ATCTTTGGCAGAGGGGGCTGTCACTTTACTATGCTGATAG GTTTGAAGAAGGGGCACAGCAGTTTCGAATAGATGTTGCACAGAATCCAAATGACACGGAGGAGTCAATATGGTGCTTTCTGTGTGAAGCTCAATTGTATGGAGTTGATGAAGCAAGGAAGCGATTTCTTGAG GTCGGTAGGGATCCAAGACCCGTTATGCGGGAAGCTTATAACATGTTTAAAGATGGTGGTGACCCAGAAAAG TTTGCCACTGCATTTTCAAATGGACAGGGGAATGAGTATTTTTATGCATCTTTATATGCCGGTCTATATCATGAAGCTCAG AAAGAACCAGAGGCAGCCAAAGTTCAAATAATTGCTGCATGTAGGTCTCCTTATGGACAAAG GTCTGATGATTATATGGCGTCTCTTGCCAAGGTTCACTGTTTATGTCGAAACTGGAGCAGTGACTGA
- the LOC133669788 gene encoding geranylgeranyl transferase type-2 subunit beta 1, giving the protein MGELVVDKHVKYILSVEKRKDSFESVVLEHLRMNGAYWGLATLDLLGKLDALDSNEVIEWIMKCQHESGGFAGNIGHDPHLLYTLSAVQVLALFDKLNVLDADKIANYISGLQNEDGSFSGDEWGEVDSRFSYLAICCLSILHRLDKINVEKAVNYIASCKNVDGGFGCTPGGESHAGQIFCCVGALAITGSLHHVDKDLLGWWLCERQVKSGGLNGRPEKLPDVCYSWWVLSSLIMIDRVHWINKDKLVKFILNCQDTENGGISDRPEDAVDVYHTYFGVAGLSLLEYPGLKAIDPAHALPVDVVNRIFFQK; this is encoded by the exons ATGGGAGAGTTGGTGGTTGATAAACATGTTAAGTACATTTTATCAGTTgaaaag AGAAAGGATAGTTTCGAATCGGTGGTGTTGGAGCATTTAAGAATGAATGGAGCGTATTGGGGATTGGCTACTTTGGATCTTTTAGGAAAGCTTGATGCTTTGGATTCAAATGAAGTTATTGAATGGATCATGAAGTGCCAGCATGAGTCTG GTGGATTTGCTGGTAATATTGGGCACGACCCCCATTTGCTGTATACCCTTAGTGCTGTACAAGTTTTGGCCCTTTTTGATAAGCTAAATGTTCTGGatgctgataaaattgcaaatt ATATTAGTGGGCTGCAAAATGAAGATGGATCATTTTCTGGGGACGAGTGGGGAGAAGTAGACTCCCG gTTTTCATATCTTGCAATATGTTGTCTGTCTATTTTGCATCGTCTGGATAAAATAAACGTGGAGAAGGCAGTTAATTACATCGCAAGTTGCAAAAATGTGGATGGTGGATTTGGATGCACTCCTGGTGGAGAGTCTCATGCTGGCCAGA TTTTTTGTTGTGTGGGTGCCCTTGCTATTACGGGGTCTCTGCATCATGTTGACAAGGACCTCCTTGGTTGGTGGCTATGTGAACGCCAAGTCAAATCTGGAGGTCTAAATGGTCGCCCCGAGAAACTTCCTGAT GTTTGCTATTCATGGTGGGTTCTTTCTAGCCTGATTATGATTGACAGAGTTCATTGGATTAATAAGGACAAGCTAGTTAAGTTCATTTTAAACTGTCAG GATACAGAAAATGGAGGAATTTCAGATAGACCAGAAGATGCTGTTGATGTATACCATACATATTTCGGAGTAGCTG GGCTTTCGCTTCTTGAATATCCAGGATTGAAAGCCATAGATCCAGCTCATGCTCTACCCGTTGATGTTGTAAACAGGATTTTCTTCCAGAAATAG
- the LOC133670267 gene encoding F-box protein PP2-B15-like — protein sequence MEGLMDRHEFNILPEGCVSTILSFTSPQDACKSSLVSTIFQAAADSDVVWERFLPTDYQDIVSRSMVPFKFSSKKELFLLLCNSLLVDGGRKSFKLERSSGKKSFMLSARDLHITWSDESPYWHWASLPESRFSEVAVLRTMCWLEIVGMIKTQMLTPNTKYGAYLVLKITDRSYGLDLMPSEISVEVGNNQVSRNTAYLRLAKEHARKKQMESLFYGNRMQVLKSRVAEGEGRVPSERDDGWLEIELGEFFSGENDEEVKMSLMEVKGHHLKGGLIIEGIEIRPKH from the exons ATGGAGGGCTTGATGGATCGTCATGAGTTTAACATATTGCCAGAAGGCTGTGTTTCTACAATTCTCTCCTTTACATCTCCACAAGATGCATGCAAGTCTTCATTGGTTTCAACTATATTTCAAGCAGCTGCAGATTCTGATGTAGTTTGGGAAAGATTTTTACCTACTGATTATCAAGATATAGTCTCAAGGTCAATGGTCCCTTTCAAGTTTTCTTCAAAGAAAgagctttttcttcttctttgcaaCTCTCTTCTCGTAGATGGTGGCAGAAAG AGCTTCAAGCTAGAGAGATCATCAGGCAAGAAATCCTTTATGCTATCTGCAAGAGATCTTCACATAACATGGAGCGATGAATCCCCGTATTGGCACTGGGCTTCTCTGCCTGAATCAAG GTTCTCTGAAGTGGCTGTGCTTAGAACAATGTGTTGGCTAGAGATTGTAGGCATGATTAAGACTCAAATGTTAACCCCAAACACAAAATATGGAGCATATCTTGTTCTAAAAATCACTGATCGTTCATATGGGCTTGATTTAATGCCATCAGAGATATCAGTTGAGGTAGGTAATAATCAAGTTTCAAGAAACACAGCCTATTTACGTCTTGCCAAAGAACATGCCAGGAAAAAACAGATGGAGAGCCTGTTTTACGGGAATCGCATGCAGGTGTTAAAATCAAGGGTGGCGGAAGGGGAAGGAAGAGTCCCAAGTGAAAGAGATGATGGATGGTTGGAGATTGAGCTGGGAGAGTTCTTCAGTGGTGAAAACGATGAGGAAGTGAAGATGAGTTTGATGGAAGTAAAAGGTCATCATTTGAAAGGTGGACTTATCATTGAAGGGATTGAAATAAGGCCTAAACACTGa